One window of Epinephelus fuscoguttatus linkage group LG9, E.fuscoguttatus.final_Chr_v1 genomic DNA carries:
- the LOC125894090 gene encoding cytochrome c oxidase assembly protein COX18, mitochondrial isoform X34: protein MLSVAGSLRTSVLQLPVRGVCSATFNRKSSAPGHTCTAPPSAGCPAVCCHMLPVRTLSAVRGLSNVGTLSGAGTLSGVGTLSGVGTLSGVGTLSGVGTLSGVGRLSGVGRLSGVGTLSGVRRLSGGGHDDSAGAAGWYSSLSDSAPVHLSEHFLVSVQQMSGLPWWLSIVVATLSVRTLITLPLAAYQMVIISKVEALQAEISELAKRLRYEVSVRARERGWTEKECRFQFKKNLRRIVSQLYVRDNCHPFKASVLVWVQLPLWISFSLALRNLSLDQSALHSDLAAGGALWFSDLTSPDSTWILPVCLGLINLLIVEVFSLQRVNPSRLQKTVTNFIRAFSVLMIPIAATVPSSMALYWFTSSLVGFSHNLFLRSPTIHKILKLRSHRSDSPYRDLLSAFITKYCR from the exons ATGTTGAGTGTGGCGGGGTCGTTGAGGACCAGCGTCCTGCAGCTTCCTGTACGAGGAGTCTGTTCTGCGACATTCAACAGGAAATCTTCTGCACCTGGTCACACCTGTACTGCACCGCCGTCAGCTGGATGTCCTGCAGTTTGCTGTCACATGTTACCTGTCAGGACGCTGTCAGCTGTCAGGGGTCTGTCAAACGTTGGGACTTTATCCGGCGCTGGGACGCTGTCAGGTGTAGGGACGCTGTCAGGTGTAGGGACGCTGTCAGGTGTAGGGACGCTGTCAG GTGTAGGGACGCTGTCAGGTGTAGGGAGGTTGTCAGGTGTAGGGAGGTTGTCAGGTGTAGGGACGCTGTCAGGTGTTCGGAGGCTCTCAGGTGGAGGCCATGATGACAGTGCAGGTGCAGCCGGCTGGTACAGCAGCCTCTCTGACTCGGCTCCGGTTCACCTGAGCGAACACTTCCTGGTGAGTGTGCAGCAGATGAGCGGGCTGCCGTGGTGGCTGAGCATCGTCGTGGCGACGCTGTCGGTCAGGACGCTCATCACTCTGCCGCTCGCCGCCTACCAGATGGTGATCATATCCAAG GTGGAGGCGCTGCAGGCGGAGATCTCAGAGCTGGCGAAGAGGCTTCGATACGAAGTTTCAGTCCGAGCACGAGAAAGAGGCTGGACGGAGAAAGAGTGCCG GTTTCAGTTCAAGAAGAATCTGCGTCGTATCGTCTCTCAGCTCTACGTCAGAGACAACTGTCACCCGTTCAAAGCCAGTGTGCTGGTCTGGGTTCAGCTGCCTCTGTGGATCAGCTTCTCTCTGGCCCTCAGAAACCTGAGTCTGGATCAGTCCG CACTGCACTCTGACCTGGCAGCAGGGGGCGCTCTGTGGTTCTCTGACCTCACCTCACCTGACTCCACCTGGATCCTACCTGTCTGCCTCGGACTCATCAACCTGCTCATCGTAGAG gtgTTTTCTCTTCAGAGAGTCAACCCGTCTCGTTTACAGAAGACAGTGACGAACTTCATCAGAGCGTTCTCAGTGTTGATGATTCCCATCGCTGCCACTGTTCCTTCT tCCATGGCTCTGTACTGGTTTACCTCCAGTCTGGTGGGATTCAGTCACAACCTCTTCCTTCGTTCTCCGACGATCCACAAAATCCTCAAACTGCGAAGTCACAGATCAGACTCTCCGTACAGAGACCTGCTTTCCGCCTTCATCACCAAATACTGCAGATAA
- the LOC125894090 gene encoding cytochrome c oxidase assembly protein COX18, mitochondrial isoform X31, whose protein sequence is MLSVAGSLRTSVLQLPVRGVCSATFNRKSSAPGHTCTAPPSAGCPAVCCHMLPVRTLSAVRGLSNVGTLSGAGTLSGVGTLSGVGTLSGVGTLSGVRRLSGVGRLSGVGTLSGVGRLSGVGTLSGVRRLSGGGHDDSAGAAGWYSSLSDSAPVHLSEHFLVSVQQMSGLPWWLSIVVATLSVRTLITLPLAAYQMVIISKVEALQAEISELAKRLRYEVSVRARERGWTEKECRFQFKKNLRRIVSQLYVRDNCHPFKASVLVWVQLPLWISFSLALRNLSLDQSALHSDLAAGGALWFSDLTSPDSTWILPVCLGLINLLIVEVFSLQRVNPSRLQKTVTNFIRAFSVLMIPIAATVPSSMALYWFTSSLVGFSHNLFLRSPTIHKILKLRSHRSDSPYRDLLSAFITKYCR, encoded by the exons ATGTTGAGTGTGGCGGGGTCGTTGAGGACCAGCGTCCTGCAGCTTCCTGTACGAGGAGTCTGTTCTGCGACATTCAACAGGAAATCTTCTGCACCTGGTCACACCTGTACTGCACCGCCGTCAGCTGGATGTCCTGCAGTTTGCTGTCACATGTTACCTGTCAGGACGCTGTCAGCTGTCAGGGGTCTGTCAAACGTTGGGACTTTATCCGGCGCTGGGACGCTGTCAGGTGTAGGGACGCTGTCAGGTGTAGGGACGCTGTCAGGTGTAGGGACGCTGTCAGGTGTTCGGAGGCTCTCAGGTGTAGGGAGGTTGTCAG GTGTAGGGACACTGTCAG GTGTAGGGAGGTTGTCAGGTGTAGGGACGCTGTCAGGTGTTCGGAGGCTCTCAGGTGGAGGCCATGATGACAGTGCAGGTGCAGCCGGCTGGTACAGCAGCCTCTCTGACTCGGCTCCGGTTCACCTGAGCGAACACTTCCTGGTGAGTGTGCAGCAGATGAGCGGGCTGCCGTGGTGGCTGAGCATCGTCGTGGCGACGCTGTCGGTCAGGACGCTCATCACTCTGCCGCTCGCCGCCTACCAGATGGTGATCATATCCAAG GTGGAGGCGCTGCAGGCGGAGATCTCAGAGCTGGCGAAGAGGCTTCGATACGAAGTTTCAGTCCGAGCACGAGAAAGAGGCTGGACGGAGAAAGAGTGCCG GTTTCAGTTCAAGAAGAATCTGCGTCGTATCGTCTCTCAGCTCTACGTCAGAGACAACTGTCACCCGTTCAAAGCCAGTGTGCTGGTCTGGGTTCAGCTGCCTCTGTGGATCAGCTTCTCTCTGGCCCTCAGAAACCTGAGTCTGGATCAGTCCG CACTGCACTCTGACCTGGCAGCAGGGGGCGCTCTGTGGTTCTCTGACCTCACCTCACCTGACTCCACCTGGATCCTACCTGTCTGCCTCGGACTCATCAACCTGCTCATCGTAGAG gtgTTTTCTCTTCAGAGAGTCAACCCGTCTCGTTTACAGAAGACAGTGACGAACTTCATCAGAGCGTTCTCAGTGTTGATGATTCCCATCGCTGCCACTGTTCCTTCT tCCATGGCTCTGTACTGGTTTACCTCCAGTCTGGTGGGATTCAGTCACAACCTCTTCCTTCGTTCTCCGACGATCCACAAAATCCTCAAACTGCGAAGTCACAGATCAGACTCTCCGTACAGAGACCTGCTTTCCGCCTTCATCACCAAATACTGCAGATAA
- the LOC125894090 gene encoding cytochrome c oxidase assembly protein COX18, mitochondrial isoform X20 has protein sequence MLSVAGSLRTSVLQLPVRGVCSATFNRKSSAPGHTCTAPPSAGCPAVCCHMLPVRTLSAVRGLSNVGTLSGAGTLSGVGTLSGVGTLSGVGTLSGVRRLSGVGRLSGVGTLSGVGRLSGVGRLSGVGRLSGVGTLSGVRRLSGGGHDDSAGAAGWYSSLSDSAPVHLSEHFLVSVQQMSGLPWWLSIVVATLSVRTLITLPLAAYQMVIISKVEALQAEISELAKRLRYEVSVRARERGWTEKECRFQFKKNLRRIVSQLYVRDNCHPFKASVLVWVQLPLWISFSLALRNLSLDQSALHSDLAAGGALWFSDLTSPDSTWILPVCLGLINLLIVEVFSLQRVNPSRLQKTVTNFIRAFSVLMIPIAATVPSSMALYWFTSSLVGFSHNLFLRSPTIHKILKLRSHRSDSPYRDLLSAFITKYCR, from the exons ATGTTGAGTGTGGCGGGGTCGTTGAGGACCAGCGTCCTGCAGCTTCCTGTACGAGGAGTCTGTTCTGCGACATTCAACAGGAAATCTTCTGCACCTGGTCACACCTGTACTGCACCGCCGTCAGCTGGATGTCCTGCAGTTTGCTGTCACATGTTACCTGTCAGGACGCTGTCAGCTGTCAGGGGTCTGTCAAACGTTGGGACTTTATCCGGCGCTGGGACGCTGTCAGGTGTAGGGACGCTGTCAGGTGTAGGGACGCTGTCAGGTGTAGGGACGCTGTCAGGTGTTCGGAGGCTCTCAGGTGTAGGGAGGTTGTCAG GTGTAGGGACACTGTCAGGTGTAGGGAGGTTGTCAG GTGTAGGGAGGTTGTCAGGTGTAGGGAGGTTGTCAGGTGTAGGGACGCTGTCAGGTGTTCGGAGGCTCTCAGGTGGAGGCCATGATGACAGTGCAGGTGCAGCCGGCTGGTACAGCAGCCTCTCTGACTCGGCTCCGGTTCACCTGAGCGAACACTTCCTGGTGAGTGTGCAGCAGATGAGCGGGCTGCCGTGGTGGCTGAGCATCGTCGTGGCGACGCTGTCGGTCAGGACGCTCATCACTCTGCCGCTCGCCGCCTACCAGATGGTGATCATATCCAAG GTGGAGGCGCTGCAGGCGGAGATCTCAGAGCTGGCGAAGAGGCTTCGATACGAAGTTTCAGTCCGAGCACGAGAAAGAGGCTGGACGGAGAAAGAGTGCCG GTTTCAGTTCAAGAAGAATCTGCGTCGTATCGTCTCTCAGCTCTACGTCAGAGACAACTGTCACCCGTTCAAAGCCAGTGTGCTGGTCTGGGTTCAGCTGCCTCTGTGGATCAGCTTCTCTCTGGCCCTCAGAAACCTGAGTCTGGATCAGTCCG CACTGCACTCTGACCTGGCAGCAGGGGGCGCTCTGTGGTTCTCTGACCTCACCTCACCTGACTCCACCTGGATCCTACCTGTCTGCCTCGGACTCATCAACCTGCTCATCGTAGAG gtgTTTTCTCTTCAGAGAGTCAACCCGTCTCGTTTACAGAAGACAGTGACGAACTTCATCAGAGCGTTCTCAGTGTTGATGATTCCCATCGCTGCCACTGTTCCTTCT tCCATGGCTCTGTACTGGTTTACCTCCAGTCTGGTGGGATTCAGTCACAACCTCTTCCTTCGTTCTCCGACGATCCACAAAATCCTCAAACTGCGAAGTCACAGATCAGACTCTCCGTACAGAGACCTGCTTTCCGCCTTCATCACCAAATACTGCAGATAA
- the LOC125894090 gene encoding cytochrome c oxidase assembly protein COX18, mitochondrial isoform X29: MLSVAGSLRTSVLQLPVRGVCSATFNRKSSAPGHTCTAPPSAGCPAVCCHMLPVRTLSAVRGLSNVGTLSGAGTLSGVGTLSGVGTLSGVGTLSGVRRLSGVGRLSGVGTLSGVGRLSGVGTLSGVRRLSGGGHDDSAGAAGWYSSLSDSAPVHLSEHFLVSVQQMSGLPWWLSIVVATLSVRTLITLPLAAYQMVIISKVEALQAEISELAKRLRYEVSVRARERGWTEKECRFQFKKNLRRIVSQLYVRDNCHPFKASVLVWVQLPLWISFSLALRNLSLDQSALHSDLAAGGALWFSDLTSPDSTWILPVCLGLINLLIVEVFSLQRVNPSRLQKTVTNFIRAFSVLMIPIAATVPSSMALYWFTSSLVGFSHNLFLRSPTIHKILKLRSHRSDSPYRDLLSAFITKYCR; encoded by the exons ATGTTGAGTGTGGCGGGGTCGTTGAGGACCAGCGTCCTGCAGCTTCCTGTACGAGGAGTCTGTTCTGCGACATTCAACAGGAAATCTTCTGCACCTGGTCACACCTGTACTGCACCGCCGTCAGCTGGATGTCCTGCAGTTTGCTGTCACATGTTACCTGTCAGGACGCTGTCAGCTGTCAGGGGTCTGTCAAACGTTGGGACTTTATCCGGCGCTGGGACGCTGTCAGGTGTAGGGACGCTGTCAGGTGTAGGGACGCTGTCAGGTGTAGGGACGCTGTCAGGTGTTCGGAGGCTCTCAGGTGTAGGGAGGTTGTCAG GTGTAGGGACACTGTCAGGTGTAGGGAGGTTGTCAG GTGTAGGGACGCTGTCAGGTGTTCGGAGGCTCTCAGGTGGAGGCCATGATGACAGTGCAGGTGCAGCCGGCTGGTACAGCAGCCTCTCTGACTCGGCTCCGGTTCACCTGAGCGAACACTTCCTGGTGAGTGTGCAGCAGATGAGCGGGCTGCCGTGGTGGCTGAGCATCGTCGTGGCGACGCTGTCGGTCAGGACGCTCATCACTCTGCCGCTCGCCGCCTACCAGATGGTGATCATATCCAAG GTGGAGGCGCTGCAGGCGGAGATCTCAGAGCTGGCGAAGAGGCTTCGATACGAAGTTTCAGTCCGAGCACGAGAAAGAGGCTGGACGGAGAAAGAGTGCCG GTTTCAGTTCAAGAAGAATCTGCGTCGTATCGTCTCTCAGCTCTACGTCAGAGACAACTGTCACCCGTTCAAAGCCAGTGTGCTGGTCTGGGTTCAGCTGCCTCTGTGGATCAGCTTCTCTCTGGCCCTCAGAAACCTGAGTCTGGATCAGTCCG CACTGCACTCTGACCTGGCAGCAGGGGGCGCTCTGTGGTTCTCTGACCTCACCTCACCTGACTCCACCTGGATCCTACCTGTCTGCCTCGGACTCATCAACCTGCTCATCGTAGAG gtgTTTTCTCTTCAGAGAGTCAACCCGTCTCGTTTACAGAAGACAGTGACGAACTTCATCAGAGCGTTCTCAGTGTTGATGATTCCCATCGCTGCCACTGTTCCTTCT tCCATGGCTCTGTACTGGTTTACCTCCAGTCTGGTGGGATTCAGTCACAACCTCTTCCTTCGTTCTCCGACGATCCACAAAATCCTCAAACTGCGAAGTCACAGATCAGACTCTCCGTACAGAGACCTGCTTTCCGCCTTCATCACCAAATACTGCAGATAA
- the LOC125894090 gene encoding cytochrome c oxidase assembly protein COX18, mitochondrial isoform X35 encodes MLSVAGSLRTSVLQLPVRGVCSATFNRKSSAPGHTCTAPPSAGCPAVCCHMLPVRTLSAVRGLSNVGTLSGAGTLSGVGTLSGVGTLSGVGTLSGVGRLSGVGTLSGVGRLSGVGTLSGVRRLSGGGHDDSAGAAGWYSSLSDSAPVHLSEHFLVSVQQMSGLPWWLSIVVATLSVRTLITLPLAAYQMVIISKVEALQAEISELAKRLRYEVSVRARERGWTEKECRFQFKKNLRRIVSQLYVRDNCHPFKASVLVWVQLPLWISFSLALRNLSLDQSALHSDLAAGGALWFSDLTSPDSTWILPVCLGLINLLIVEVFSLQRVNPSRLQKTVTNFIRAFSVLMIPIAATVPSSMALYWFTSSLVGFSHNLFLRSPTIHKILKLRSHRSDSPYRDLLSAFITKYCR; translated from the exons ATGTTGAGTGTGGCGGGGTCGTTGAGGACCAGCGTCCTGCAGCTTCCTGTACGAGGAGTCTGTTCTGCGACATTCAACAGGAAATCTTCTGCACCTGGTCACACCTGTACTGCACCGCCGTCAGCTGGATGTCCTGCAGTTTGCTGTCACATGTTACCTGTCAGGACGCTGTCAGCTGTCAGGGGTCTGTCAAACGTTGGGACTTTATCCGGCGCTGGGACGCTGTCAGGTGTAGGGACGCTGTCAGGTGTAGGGACGCTGTCAGGTGTAGGGACGCTGTCAG GTGTAGGGAGGTTGTCAGGTGTAGGGACACTGTCAGGTGTAGGGAGGTTGTCAG GTGTAGGGACGCTGTCAGGTGTTCGGAGGCTCTCAGGTGGAGGCCATGATGACAGTGCAGGTGCAGCCGGCTGGTACAGCAGCCTCTCTGACTCGGCTCCGGTTCACCTGAGCGAACACTTCCTGGTGAGTGTGCAGCAGATGAGCGGGCTGCCGTGGTGGCTGAGCATCGTCGTGGCGACGCTGTCGGTCAGGACGCTCATCACTCTGCCGCTCGCCGCCTACCAGATGGTGATCATATCCAAG GTGGAGGCGCTGCAGGCGGAGATCTCAGAGCTGGCGAAGAGGCTTCGATACGAAGTTTCAGTCCGAGCACGAGAAAGAGGCTGGACGGAGAAAGAGTGCCG GTTTCAGTTCAAGAAGAATCTGCGTCGTATCGTCTCTCAGCTCTACGTCAGAGACAACTGTCACCCGTTCAAAGCCAGTGTGCTGGTCTGGGTTCAGCTGCCTCTGTGGATCAGCTTCTCTCTGGCCCTCAGAAACCTGAGTCTGGATCAGTCCG CACTGCACTCTGACCTGGCAGCAGGGGGCGCTCTGTGGTTCTCTGACCTCACCTCACCTGACTCCACCTGGATCCTACCTGTCTGCCTCGGACTCATCAACCTGCTCATCGTAGAG gtgTTTTCTCTTCAGAGAGTCAACCCGTCTCGTTTACAGAAGACAGTGACGAACTTCATCAGAGCGTTCTCAGTGTTGATGATTCCCATCGCTGCCACTGTTCCTTCT tCCATGGCTCTGTACTGGTTTACCTCCAGTCTGGTGGGATTCAGTCACAACCTCTTCCTTCGTTCTCCGACGATCCACAAAATCCTCAAACTGCGAAGTCACAGATCAGACTCTCCGTACAGAGACCTGCTTTCCGCCTTCATCACCAAATACTGCAGATAA
- the LOC125894090 gene encoding cytochrome c oxidase assembly protein COX18, mitochondrial isoform X41: protein MLSVAGSLRTSVLQLPVRGVCSATFNRKSSAPGHTCTAPPSAGCPAVCCHMLPVRTLSAVRGLSNVGTLSGAGTLSGVGTLSGVGTLSGVGRLSGVGTLSGVRRLSGGGHDDSAGAAGWYSSLSDSAPVHLSEHFLVSVQQMSGLPWWLSIVVATLSVRTLITLPLAAYQMVIISKVEALQAEISELAKRLRYEVSVRARERGWTEKECRFQFKKNLRRIVSQLYVRDNCHPFKASVLVWVQLPLWISFSLALRNLSLDQSALHSDLAAGGALWFSDLTSPDSTWILPVCLGLINLLIVEVFSLQRVNPSRLQKTVTNFIRAFSVLMIPIAATVPSSMALYWFTSSLVGFSHNLFLRSPTIHKILKLRSHRSDSPYRDLLSAFITKYCR, encoded by the exons ATGTTGAGTGTGGCGGGGTCGTTGAGGACCAGCGTCCTGCAGCTTCCTGTACGAGGAGTCTGTTCTGCGACATTCAACAGGAAATCTTCTGCACCTGGTCACACCTGTACTGCACCGCCGTCAGCTGGATGTCCTGCAGTTTGCTGTCACATGTTACCTGTCAGGACGCTGTCAGCTGTCAGGGGTCTGTCAAACGTTGGGACTTTATCCGGCGCTGGGACGCTGTCAGGTGTAGGGACGCTGTCAGGTGTAGGGACGCTGTCAG GTGTAGGGAGGTTGTCAGGTGTAGGGACGCTGTCAGGTGTTCGGAGGCTCTCAGGTGGAGGCCATGATGACAGTGCAGGTGCAGCCGGCTGGTACAGCAGCCTCTCTGACTCGGCTCCGGTTCACCTGAGCGAACACTTCCTGGTGAGTGTGCAGCAGATGAGCGGGCTGCCGTGGTGGCTGAGCATCGTCGTGGCGACGCTGTCGGTCAGGACGCTCATCACTCTGCCGCTCGCCGCCTACCAGATGGTGATCATATCCAAG GTGGAGGCGCTGCAGGCGGAGATCTCAGAGCTGGCGAAGAGGCTTCGATACGAAGTTTCAGTCCGAGCACGAGAAAGAGGCTGGACGGAGAAAGAGTGCCG GTTTCAGTTCAAGAAGAATCTGCGTCGTATCGTCTCTCAGCTCTACGTCAGAGACAACTGTCACCCGTTCAAAGCCAGTGTGCTGGTCTGGGTTCAGCTGCCTCTGTGGATCAGCTTCTCTCTGGCCCTCAGAAACCTGAGTCTGGATCAGTCCG CACTGCACTCTGACCTGGCAGCAGGGGGCGCTCTGTGGTTCTCTGACCTCACCTCACCTGACTCCACCTGGATCCTACCTGTCTGCCTCGGACTCATCAACCTGCTCATCGTAGAG gtgTTTTCTCTTCAGAGAGTCAACCCGTCTCGTTTACAGAAGACAGTGACGAACTTCATCAGAGCGTTCTCAGTGTTGATGATTCCCATCGCTGCCACTGTTCCTTCT tCCATGGCTCTGTACTGGTTTACCTCCAGTCTGGTGGGATTCAGTCACAACCTCTTCCTTCGTTCTCCGACGATCCACAAAATCCTCAAACTGCGAAGTCACAGATCAGACTCTCCGTACAGAGACCTGCTTTCCGCCTTCATCACCAAATACTGCAGATAA
- the LOC125894090 gene encoding cytochrome c oxidase assembly protein COX18, mitochondrial isoform X12 codes for MLSVAGSLRTSVLQLPVRGVCSATFNRKSSAPGHTCTAPPSAGCPAVCCHMLPVRTLSAVRGLSNVGTLSGAGTLSGVGTLSGVGTLSGVGTLSGVRRLSGVGRLSGVGRLSGVGRLSGVGRLSGVGTLSGVGRLSGVGTLSGVRRLSGGGHDDSAGAAGWYSSLSDSAPVHLSEHFLVSVQQMSGLPWWLSIVVATLSVRTLITLPLAAYQMVIISKVEALQAEISELAKRLRYEVSVRARERGWTEKECRFQFKKNLRRIVSQLYVRDNCHPFKASVLVWVQLPLWISFSLALRNLSLDQSALHSDLAAGGALWFSDLTSPDSTWILPVCLGLINLLIVEVFSLQRVNPSRLQKTVTNFIRAFSVLMIPIAATVPSSMALYWFTSSLVGFSHNLFLRSPTIHKILKLRSHRSDSPYRDLLSAFITKYCR; via the exons ATGTTGAGTGTGGCGGGGTCGTTGAGGACCAGCGTCCTGCAGCTTCCTGTACGAGGAGTCTGTTCTGCGACATTCAACAGGAAATCTTCTGCACCTGGTCACACCTGTACTGCACCGCCGTCAGCTGGATGTCCTGCAGTTTGCTGTCACATGTTACCTGTCAGGACGCTGTCAGCTGTCAGGGGTCTGTCAAACGTTGGGACTTTATCCGGCGCTGGGACGCTGTCAGGTGTAGGGACGCTGTCAGGTGTAGGGACGCTGTCAGGTGTAGGGACGCTGTCAGGTGTTCGGAGGCTCTCAGGTGTAGGGAGGTTGTCAGGTGTAGGGAGGTTGTCAGGTGTAGGGAGGTTGTCAGGTGTAGGGAGGTTGTCAGGTGTAGGGACACTGTCAGGTGTAGGGAGGTTGTCAG GTGTAGGGACGCTGTCAGGTGTTCGGAGGCTCTCAGGTGGAGGCCATGATGACAGTGCAGGTGCAGCCGGCTGGTACAGCAGCCTCTCTGACTCGGCTCCGGTTCACCTGAGCGAACACTTCCTGGTGAGTGTGCAGCAGATGAGCGGGCTGCCGTGGTGGCTGAGCATCGTCGTGGCGACGCTGTCGGTCAGGACGCTCATCACTCTGCCGCTCGCCGCCTACCAGATGGTGATCATATCCAAG GTGGAGGCGCTGCAGGCGGAGATCTCAGAGCTGGCGAAGAGGCTTCGATACGAAGTTTCAGTCCGAGCACGAGAAAGAGGCTGGACGGAGAAAGAGTGCCG GTTTCAGTTCAAGAAGAATCTGCGTCGTATCGTCTCTCAGCTCTACGTCAGAGACAACTGTCACCCGTTCAAAGCCAGTGTGCTGGTCTGGGTTCAGCTGCCTCTGTGGATCAGCTTCTCTCTGGCCCTCAGAAACCTGAGTCTGGATCAGTCCG CACTGCACTCTGACCTGGCAGCAGGGGGCGCTCTGTGGTTCTCTGACCTCACCTCACCTGACTCCACCTGGATCCTACCTGTCTGCCTCGGACTCATCAACCTGCTCATCGTAGAG gtgTTTTCTCTTCAGAGAGTCAACCCGTCTCGTTTACAGAAGACAGTGACGAACTTCATCAGAGCGTTCTCAGTGTTGATGATTCCCATCGCTGCCACTGTTCCTTCT tCCATGGCTCTGTACTGGTTTACCTCCAGTCTGGTGGGATTCAGTCACAACCTCTTCCTTCGTTCTCCGACGATCCACAAAATCCTCAAACTGCGAAGTCACAGATCAGACTCTCCGTACAGAGACCTGCTTTCCGCCTTCATCACCAAATACTGCAGATAA
- the LOC125894090 gene encoding cytochrome c oxidase assembly protein COX18, mitochondrial isoform X30 produces MLSVAGSLRTSVLQLPVRGVCSATFNRKSSAPGHTCTAPPSAGCPAVCCHMLPVRTLSAVRGLSNVGTLSGAGTLSGVGTLSGVGTLSGVGRLSGVGTLSGVGTLSGVGRLSGVGRLSGVGTLSGVRRLSGGGHDDSAGAAGWYSSLSDSAPVHLSEHFLVSVQQMSGLPWWLSIVVATLSVRTLITLPLAAYQMVIISKVEALQAEISELAKRLRYEVSVRARERGWTEKECRFQFKKNLRRIVSQLYVRDNCHPFKASVLVWVQLPLWISFSLALRNLSLDQSALHSDLAAGGALWFSDLTSPDSTWILPVCLGLINLLIVEVFSLQRVNPSRLQKTVTNFIRAFSVLMIPIAATVPSSMALYWFTSSLVGFSHNLFLRSPTIHKILKLRSHRSDSPYRDLLSAFITKYCR; encoded by the exons ATGTTGAGTGTGGCGGGGTCGTTGAGGACCAGCGTCCTGCAGCTTCCTGTACGAGGAGTCTGTTCTGCGACATTCAACAGGAAATCTTCTGCACCTGGTCACACCTGTACTGCACCGCCGTCAGCTGGATGTCCTGCAGTTTGCTGTCACATGTTACCTGTCAGGACGCTGTCAGCTGTCAGGGGTCTGTCAAACGTTGGGACTTTATCCGGCGCTGGGACGCTGTCAGGTGTAGGGACGCTGTCAGGTGTAGGGACGCTGTCAG GTGTAGGGAGGTTGTCAGGTGTAGGGACACTGTCAGGTGTAGGGACGCTGTCAGGTGTAGGGAGGTTGTCAGGTGTAGGGAGGTTGTCAGGTGTAGGGACGCTGTCAGGTGTTCGGAGGCTCTCAGGTGGAGGCCATGATGACAGTGCAGGTGCAGCCGGCTGGTACAGCAGCCTCTCTGACTCGGCTCCGGTTCACCTGAGCGAACACTTCCTGGTGAGTGTGCAGCAGATGAGCGGGCTGCCGTGGTGGCTGAGCATCGTCGTGGCGACGCTGTCGGTCAGGACGCTCATCACTCTGCCGCTCGCCGCCTACCAGATGGTGATCATATCCAAG GTGGAGGCGCTGCAGGCGGAGATCTCAGAGCTGGCGAAGAGGCTTCGATACGAAGTTTCAGTCCGAGCACGAGAAAGAGGCTGGACGGAGAAAGAGTGCCG GTTTCAGTTCAAGAAGAATCTGCGTCGTATCGTCTCTCAGCTCTACGTCAGAGACAACTGTCACCCGTTCAAAGCCAGTGTGCTGGTCTGGGTTCAGCTGCCTCTGTGGATCAGCTTCTCTCTGGCCCTCAGAAACCTGAGTCTGGATCAGTCCG CACTGCACTCTGACCTGGCAGCAGGGGGCGCTCTGTGGTTCTCTGACCTCACCTCACCTGACTCCACCTGGATCCTACCTGTCTGCCTCGGACTCATCAACCTGCTCATCGTAGAG gtgTTTTCTCTTCAGAGAGTCAACCCGTCTCGTTTACAGAAGACAGTGACGAACTTCATCAGAGCGTTCTCAGTGTTGATGATTCCCATCGCTGCCACTGTTCCTTCT tCCATGGCTCTGTACTGGTTTACCTCCAGTCTGGTGGGATTCAGTCACAACCTCTTCCTTCGTTCTCCGACGATCCACAAAATCCTCAAACTGCGAAGTCACAGATCAGACTCTCCGTACAGAGACCTGCTTTCCGCCTTCATCACCAAATACTGCAGATAA